The following are encoded in a window of Plectropomus leopardus isolate mb chromosome 23, YSFRI_Pleo_2.0, whole genome shotgun sequence genomic DNA:
- the phka1a gene encoding phosphorylase b kinase regulatory subunit alpha, skeletal muscle isoform isoform X6, protein MRSRSNSGVKLDNYARMVHQTILRHQDPVTGLLPANSDQPHSWVRDNVYSIMSVWGLSLAYRKNADRDEDKAKAYELEQSVVKLMRGILQCIMRQLDKVEKFKYSRSTSDSLHAKYNTRTCAPVVGDDQWGHLQVDATSLFLLFLAQMTASGLHIVYTQDEVDVVQNLMFYIEAAYKVADYGMWERGDKTNQGITEINASSIGMAKAALEALDDLNLFGAKGGPGSVVHALADDIQHCQSILTSMLPRASMSKEVDAGVLAIISYPAFAVDDISIVNMTKEEIISKLQGRYGCCRFLRDGHKTPKEDPNRLYYESAELKLFENIECEWPLFWTYLILDGIFINSPEQVQEYQEALEGILIKQKDGIRLLPELYSVPPDKVEEEYMNPHSVERIPMGKCPLKWGQSLYILGNLLAEGFLAPGEIDPLNRRFSTIPKPDVVVQVSILAETEEIKELLLKNGIDVETVADIHPIHVQPSRVLSHIYARLGRNLRLGLTGRPYRRIGVLGTSKFYTIRNTIFSFTPQFIDHQQFYLALDNKMIVEMLRTEIAYLASRWRMTGRPTVTFPISQTMLTEDRTKLDPAVLATLKKLQDGYYGGARIQTGKLSEFLTTSCFAHLSFLDGKGSGSMSRHDEEYDDESDGDGYVHELRNDDEADDLAQYLDHLLAHAGPKKPKRQIGGLGRFKAAATKTKEMVSLMNKAQGLDVHNVNMYLPNKLFRPPQSSLNLNLPESSSPQEAQGLQVMSTESGIPRDASGGIDYNALVQLLKDTQSLQDQADILYILFKDKGMDWDTHLQGKGSTVRSLLSDLYEKAGELKHWSLIRMISGILRKKVEELDSACSDLLAHQKHLTVGLPPEPREKTITAPIPADQLAALIDEASDNNISVAILTQEIMVYLAMSIRTQPNLFTEMFRLRIGLIIQVMATELAQSLNCSGEEATESLISLSPSELKNLLHHILSGKEFGVQRSVRDLDAGVSPAISIHHLGNVGATKSERAGISKLKSDMKMLEQSLNFPRKGMRSQSLDIENIESGRYRLPSIESLDIPECMPAAKDTRHGQWLRRRRLDGALNRVPVGFYQKVWKILQKCHGLSIEGFVLPSSTTREMTPGEIKFSVHVETVLNRVPQPEYRQLLVEAILVLTMLADVDIPSIGSIIHVEKIVHLANDMFYKDQRDLGAEEHILERDPSTGVCRLLYDSAPSGRFGSMTYLTKSVAVYVQDFLPSGSCAVQ, encoded by the exons CTGGATAAGGTGGAAAAGTTTAAATACAGCAGAAGTACCTCAGACTCGCTCCATGCCAAGTACAACACCAGGACCTGTGCTCCTGTGGTCGGAGACGACCAGTGGGGTCACCTGCAAGTCGACGCCACCTCACTCTTTCTGCTCTTCCTCGCTCAGATGACTGCATCCG gTCTTCACATTGTCTACACCCAAGATGAAGTAGATGTAGTCCAGAATCTTATGTTTTACATTGAGGCAGCTTACAAAGTGGCT GATTATGGGATGTGGGAAAGAGGAGACAAAACCAACCAGGGCATTACTGAAATCAACGCCAGCTCTATTGGCATGGCCAAg GCAGCTCTGGAGGCTTTGGATGACCTTAACCTGTTTGGCGCAAAAGGAGGACCTGGATCTGTGGTCCACGCTTTGGCTGACGACATACAGCACTGccag TCCATCCTGACGTCGATGTTACCCAGAGCCTCCATGTCTAAAGAAGTGGATGCCGGCGTTCTGGCCATCATCTCGTACCCCGCCTTTGCTGTTGATGACATCAGCATCGTCAACATGACCAAGGAGGAGATAATCTCCAAACTGCAG GGTCGATACGGCTGCTGCAGATTTCTCAGAGACGGACACAAAACACCTAAAGAG gATCCAAACCGTCTGTATTACGAGTCTGCAGAGCTGAAGCTGTTTGAAAACATTGAGTGCGAGTGGCCGCTGTTCTGGACCTACCTCATACTGGATGGCATCTTTATCAACAGCCCTGAGCAG GTGCAGGAGTACCAGGAGGCTCTGGAGGGTATCCTGATCAAACAGAAAGACGGGATACGACTGTTGCCGGAGCTCTACAGTGTCCCTCCAGATAAG gtggaggaggagtATATGAACCCTCACTCTGTGGAGAGGATCCCGATGGGTAAATGTCCTCTGAAATGGGGACAGTCTCTGTACATCCTGGGAAACCTTTTGGCCGAG GGATTTCTGGCCCCCGGAGAGATCGACCCTCTTAACCGACGTTTTTCCACCATCCCAAAGCCTGATGTAGTTGTACAGG TTTCAATTCTGGCGGAGACTGAGGAGATCAAAGAGCTGTTGTTGAAGAACGGCATAGATGTAGAGACTGTTGCTGATATCCATCCCATCCACGTGCAGCCCTCCAGAGTCCTTAGCCACATCTACGCCAGACTCG GTAGGAACCTGAGGCTGGGTCTGACGGGACGGCCCTACAGGAGAATAGGAGTGCTGGGAACTTCCAAATTCTACACCATCAGAAACACCATCTTCTCATTCACACCTCAG TTCATCGACCACCAGCAGTTCTACTTAGCGTTGGACAACAAAATGATCGTGGAGATGTTGAGGACAGAAATCGCCTACCTCGCATCCAGATGGAGGATGACCGGACGACCCACCGTCACTTTTCCCATTTCACAAACTATGCTGA CTGAAGACCGTACAAAACTGGATCCTGCAGTTCTGGCTACACTGAAGAAGCTACAGGATGGATATTATGGAGGAGCAAG gATCCAGACGGGAAAGCTATCAGAGTTCTTAACCACCTCCTGTTTCGCTCACCTGAGCTTCCTGGACGGTAAGGGTTCTGGCAGCATGAGCCGCCATGACGAAGAGTATGATGATGAGAGTGACGGCGATGGATACGTGCATGAGTTACGCAATGATgatg AGGCTGACGACCTCGCTCAGTACCTGGACCACCTGTTGGCTCACGCTGGACCCAAGAAGCCCAAACGTCAGATTGGAGGTCTGGGGAGATTCAAGGCAGCGGCCACCAAAACCAAGGAGATGGTGTCTCTGATGAACAAGGCTCAGGGACTCGACGTCCACA ATGTGAACATGTACCTGCCGAATAAGTTGTTCCGTCCTCCTCAGTCGTCTCTCAATCTGAACCTCCCAGAGTCCTCTTCACCGCAAGAAGctcag GGTCTGCAGGTGATGTCAACAGAGAGCGGTATCCCAAGAGATGCCAGCGGAGGCATCGACTACAACGCTTTGGTCCAGCTgctaaaagacacacaaagtcTTCAGGACCAGGCCGATATACTCTACATCCTCTTCAAAGACAA GGGCATGGATTGGGACACTCATCTGCAGGGTAAAGGCTCCACTGTGAGGTCTCTGCTGTCTGACCTTTATGAGAAGGCCGGTGAACTCAAACACTGGAGCCTCATCAGGATGATCTCTGGCATTCTGAGGAAGAAGGTGGAGGAGCTCGACTCg GCCTGCTCTGATTTGCTGGCGCATCAGAAGCACCTGACAGTGGGTCTGCCTCCTGAGCCCAGAGAGAAAACCATCACAGCTCCCATACCTGCTGACCAGCTGGCTGCTCTCATCGACGAGGCCAGCGACAACAACATCAGCGTGGCCATACTCACTCAG GAGATCATGGTGTACCTCGCTATGAGTATTAGGACTCAGCCCAACCTGTTCACCGAGATGTTCAGGCTGCGTATCGGCCTCATCATCCAGGTGATGGCCACCGAACTGGCACAGTCACTCAACTGCTCGG gaGAGGAGGCCACGGAGAGTCTGATCAGTCTCAGTCCATCAGAGCTGAAGAATCTCCTCCACCATATACTCAGCGGGAAAGAGTTCGGAGTGCAGCGCAGCG tgaGAGACCTGGATGCGGGTGTCAGTCCTGCCATCTCCATCCATCACCTGGGCAATGTGGGTGCCACCAAGAGCGAGCGAGCTGGTATCAGCAAACTGAAGAGCGACATGAAGATG CTCGAGCAGTCACTGAACTTCCCTCGCAAG GGTATGAGATCTCAGTCTCTGGACATAGAAAACATTGAATCTGGG AGGTACAGGCTGCCGTCCATAGAATCTCTGGACATTCCGGAATGCATGCCGGCTGCCAAGGATACCAGACACGGCCAGTGGCTGCGTAGGAGGCGTCTGGACGGAGCATTAAACCGAGTCCCTGTGGGCTTCTACCAGAAAGTCTGGAAGATCTTGCAGAAG TGCCACGGTTTGTCCATAGAAGGGTTCGTCCTTCCGTCCTCAACCACCAGAGAG ATGACACCAGGAGAAATCAAATTCTCTGTCCACGTGGAGACGGTCCTGAACCGTGTCCCTCAGCCTGAATACCGCCAGTTGCTGGTGGAGGCTATTTTGGTGCTTACCATGCTGGCTGACGTGGACATCCCGAGCATCGGCTCCATCATCCACGTGGAGAAGATCGTCCACCTGGCCAACGACATGTTCTACAAGGATCAG AGGGACCTTGGAGCTGAGGAGCACATCCTGGAAAGGGACCCGTCCACAGGGGTGTGCAGGCTGCTGTACGACAGTGCACCCAGCGGCCGCTTTGGGAGCATGACCTACCTCACCAAGTCTGTGGCGGTGTACGTGCAGGACTTCCTGCCCAGCGGGTCGTGTGCGGTGCAGTGA
- the phka1a gene encoding phosphorylase b kinase regulatory subunit alpha, skeletal muscle isoform isoform X7, protein MRSRSNSGVKLDNYARMVHQTILRHQDPVTGLLPANSDQPHSWVRDNVYSIMSVWGLSLAYRKNADRDEDKAKAYELEQSVVKLMRGILQCIMRQLDKVEKFKYSRSTSDSLHAKYNTRTCAPVVGDDQWGHLQVDATSLFLLFLAQMTASGLHIVYTQDEVDVVQNLMFYIEAAYKVADYGMWERGDKTNQGITEINASSIGMAKAALEALDDLNLFGAKGGPGSVVHALADDIQHCQSILTSMLPRASMSKEVDAGVLAIISYPAFAVDDISIVNMTKEEIISKLQGRYGCCRFLRDGHKTPKEDPNRLYYESAELKLFENIECEWPLFWTYLILDGIFINSPEQVQEYQEALEGILIKQKDGIRLLPELYSVPPDKVEEEYMNPHSVERIPMGKCPLKWGQSLYILGNLLAEGFLAPGEIDPLNRRFSTIPKPDVVVQVSILAETEEIKELLLKNGIDVETVADIHPIHVQPSRVLSHIYARLGRNLRLGLTGRPYRRIGVLGTSKFYTIRNTIFSFTPQFIDHQQFYLALDNKMIVEMLRTEIAYLASRWRMTGRPTVTFPISQTMLTEDRTKLDPAVLATLKKLQDGYYGGARIQTGKLSEFLTTSCFAHLSFLDGKGSGSMSRHDEEYDDESDGDGYVHELRNDDEADDLAQYLDHLLAHAGPKKPKRQIGGLGRFKAAATKTKEMVSLMNKAQGLDVHNVNMYLPNKLFRPPQSSLNLNLPESSSPQEAQGLQVMSTESGIPRDASGGIDYNALVQLLKDTQSLQDQADILYILFKDKGMDWDTHLQGKGSTVRSLLSDLYEKAGELKHWSLIRMISGILRKKVEELDSACSDLLAHQKHLTVGLPPEPREKTITAPIPADQLAALIDEASDNNISVAILTQEIMVYLAMSIRTQPNLFTEMFRLRIGLIIQVMATELAQSLNCSGEEATESLISLSPSELKNLLHHILSGKEFGVQRSVRDLDAGVSPAISIHHLGNVGATKSERAGISKLKSDMKMGMRSQSLDIENIESGRYRLPSIESLDIPECMPAAKDTRHGQWLRRRRLDGALNRVPVGFYQKVWKILQKCHGLSIEGFVLPSSTTREMTPGEIKFSVHVETVLNRVPQPEYRQLLVEAILVLTMLADVDIPSIGSIIHVEKIVHLANDMFYKDQRDLGAEEHILERDPSTGVCRLLYDSAPSGRFGSMTYLTKSVAVYVQDFLPSGSCAVQ, encoded by the exons CTGGATAAGGTGGAAAAGTTTAAATACAGCAGAAGTACCTCAGACTCGCTCCATGCCAAGTACAACACCAGGACCTGTGCTCCTGTGGTCGGAGACGACCAGTGGGGTCACCTGCAAGTCGACGCCACCTCACTCTTTCTGCTCTTCCTCGCTCAGATGACTGCATCCG gTCTTCACATTGTCTACACCCAAGATGAAGTAGATGTAGTCCAGAATCTTATGTTTTACATTGAGGCAGCTTACAAAGTGGCT GATTATGGGATGTGGGAAAGAGGAGACAAAACCAACCAGGGCATTACTGAAATCAACGCCAGCTCTATTGGCATGGCCAAg GCAGCTCTGGAGGCTTTGGATGACCTTAACCTGTTTGGCGCAAAAGGAGGACCTGGATCTGTGGTCCACGCTTTGGCTGACGACATACAGCACTGccag TCCATCCTGACGTCGATGTTACCCAGAGCCTCCATGTCTAAAGAAGTGGATGCCGGCGTTCTGGCCATCATCTCGTACCCCGCCTTTGCTGTTGATGACATCAGCATCGTCAACATGACCAAGGAGGAGATAATCTCCAAACTGCAG GGTCGATACGGCTGCTGCAGATTTCTCAGAGACGGACACAAAACACCTAAAGAG gATCCAAACCGTCTGTATTACGAGTCTGCAGAGCTGAAGCTGTTTGAAAACATTGAGTGCGAGTGGCCGCTGTTCTGGACCTACCTCATACTGGATGGCATCTTTATCAACAGCCCTGAGCAG GTGCAGGAGTACCAGGAGGCTCTGGAGGGTATCCTGATCAAACAGAAAGACGGGATACGACTGTTGCCGGAGCTCTACAGTGTCCCTCCAGATAAG gtggaggaggagtATATGAACCCTCACTCTGTGGAGAGGATCCCGATGGGTAAATGTCCTCTGAAATGGGGACAGTCTCTGTACATCCTGGGAAACCTTTTGGCCGAG GGATTTCTGGCCCCCGGAGAGATCGACCCTCTTAACCGACGTTTTTCCACCATCCCAAAGCCTGATGTAGTTGTACAGG TTTCAATTCTGGCGGAGACTGAGGAGATCAAAGAGCTGTTGTTGAAGAACGGCATAGATGTAGAGACTGTTGCTGATATCCATCCCATCCACGTGCAGCCCTCCAGAGTCCTTAGCCACATCTACGCCAGACTCG GTAGGAACCTGAGGCTGGGTCTGACGGGACGGCCCTACAGGAGAATAGGAGTGCTGGGAACTTCCAAATTCTACACCATCAGAAACACCATCTTCTCATTCACACCTCAG TTCATCGACCACCAGCAGTTCTACTTAGCGTTGGACAACAAAATGATCGTGGAGATGTTGAGGACAGAAATCGCCTACCTCGCATCCAGATGGAGGATGACCGGACGACCCACCGTCACTTTTCCCATTTCACAAACTATGCTGA CTGAAGACCGTACAAAACTGGATCCTGCAGTTCTGGCTACACTGAAGAAGCTACAGGATGGATATTATGGAGGAGCAAG gATCCAGACGGGAAAGCTATCAGAGTTCTTAACCACCTCCTGTTTCGCTCACCTGAGCTTCCTGGACGGTAAGGGTTCTGGCAGCATGAGCCGCCATGACGAAGAGTATGATGATGAGAGTGACGGCGATGGATACGTGCATGAGTTACGCAATGATgatg AGGCTGACGACCTCGCTCAGTACCTGGACCACCTGTTGGCTCACGCTGGACCCAAGAAGCCCAAACGTCAGATTGGAGGTCTGGGGAGATTCAAGGCAGCGGCCACCAAAACCAAGGAGATGGTGTCTCTGATGAACAAGGCTCAGGGACTCGACGTCCACA ATGTGAACATGTACCTGCCGAATAAGTTGTTCCGTCCTCCTCAGTCGTCTCTCAATCTGAACCTCCCAGAGTCCTCTTCACCGCAAGAAGctcag GGTCTGCAGGTGATGTCAACAGAGAGCGGTATCCCAAGAGATGCCAGCGGAGGCATCGACTACAACGCTTTGGTCCAGCTgctaaaagacacacaaagtcTTCAGGACCAGGCCGATATACTCTACATCCTCTTCAAAGACAA GGGCATGGATTGGGACACTCATCTGCAGGGTAAAGGCTCCACTGTGAGGTCTCTGCTGTCTGACCTTTATGAGAAGGCCGGTGAACTCAAACACTGGAGCCTCATCAGGATGATCTCTGGCATTCTGAGGAAGAAGGTGGAGGAGCTCGACTCg GCCTGCTCTGATTTGCTGGCGCATCAGAAGCACCTGACAGTGGGTCTGCCTCCTGAGCCCAGAGAGAAAACCATCACAGCTCCCATACCTGCTGACCAGCTGGCTGCTCTCATCGACGAGGCCAGCGACAACAACATCAGCGTGGCCATACTCACTCAG GAGATCATGGTGTACCTCGCTATGAGTATTAGGACTCAGCCCAACCTGTTCACCGAGATGTTCAGGCTGCGTATCGGCCTCATCATCCAGGTGATGGCCACCGAACTGGCACAGTCACTCAACTGCTCGG gaGAGGAGGCCACGGAGAGTCTGATCAGTCTCAGTCCATCAGAGCTGAAGAATCTCCTCCACCATATACTCAGCGGGAAAGAGTTCGGAGTGCAGCGCAGCG tgaGAGACCTGGATGCGGGTGTCAGTCCTGCCATCTCCATCCATCACCTGGGCAATGTGGGTGCCACCAAGAGCGAGCGAGCTGGTATCAGCAAACTGAAGAGCGACATGAAGATG GGTATGAGATCTCAGTCTCTGGACATAGAAAACATTGAATCTGGG AGGTACAGGCTGCCGTCCATAGAATCTCTGGACATTCCGGAATGCATGCCGGCTGCCAAGGATACCAGACACGGCCAGTGGCTGCGTAGGAGGCGTCTGGACGGAGCATTAAACCGAGTCCCTGTGGGCTTCTACCAGAAAGTCTGGAAGATCTTGCAGAAG TGCCACGGTTTGTCCATAGAAGGGTTCGTCCTTCCGTCCTCAACCACCAGAGAG ATGACACCAGGAGAAATCAAATTCTCTGTCCACGTGGAGACGGTCCTGAACCGTGTCCCTCAGCCTGAATACCGCCAGTTGCTGGTGGAGGCTATTTTGGTGCTTACCATGCTGGCTGACGTGGACATCCCGAGCATCGGCTCCATCATCCACGTGGAGAAGATCGTCCACCTGGCCAACGACATGTTCTACAAGGATCAG AGGGACCTTGGAGCTGAGGAGCACATCCTGGAAAGGGACCCGTCCACAGGGGTGTGCAGGCTGCTGTACGACAGTGCACCCAGCGGCCGCTTTGGGAGCATGACCTACCTCACCAAGTCTGTGGCGGTGTACGTGCAGGACTTCCTGCCCAGCGGGTCGTGTGCGGTGCAGTGA
- the phka1a gene encoding phosphorylase b kinase regulatory subunit alpha, skeletal muscle isoform isoform X8: protein MRSRSNSGVKLDNYARMVHQTILRHQDPVTGLLPANSDQPHSWVRDNVYSIMSVWGLSLAYRKNADRDEDKAKAYELEQSVVKLMRGILQCIMRQLDKVEKFKYSRSTSDSLHAKYNTRTCAPVVGDDQWGHLQVDATSLFLLFLAQMTASGLHIVYTQDEVDVVQNLMFYIEAAYKVADYGMWERGDKTNQGITEINASSIGMAKAALEALDDLNLFGAKGGPGSVVHALADDIQHCQSILTSMLPRASMSKEVDAGVLAIISYPAFAVDDISIVNMTKEEIISKLQGRYGCCRFLRDGHKTPKEDPNRLYYESAELKLFENIECEWPLFWTYLILDGIFINSPEQVQEYQEALEGILIKQKDGIRLLPELYSVPPDKVEEEYMNPHSVERIPMGKCPLKWGQSLYILGNLLAEGFLAPGEIDPLNRRFSTIPKPDVVVQVSILAETEEIKELLLKNGIDVETVADIHPIHVQPSRVLSHIYARLGRNLRLGLTGRPYRRIGVLGTSKFYTIRNTIFSFTPQFIDHQQFYLALDNKMIVEMLRTEIAYLASRWRMTGRPTVTFPISQTMLTEDRTKLDPAVLATLKKLQDGYYGGARIQTGKLSEFLTTSCFAHLSFLDGKGSGSMSRHDEEYDDESDGDGYVHELRNDDEADDLAQYLDHLLAHAGPKKPKRQIGGLGRFKAAATKTKEMVSLMNKAQGLDVHNVNMYLPNKLFRPPQSSLNLNLPESSSPQEAQGLQVMSTESGIPRDASGGIDYNALVQLLKDTQSLQDQADILYILFKDKGMDWDTHLQGKGSTVRSLLSDLYEKAGELKHWSLIRMISGILRKKVEELDSACSDLLAHQKHLTVGLPPEPREKTITAPIPADQLAALIDEASDNNISVAILTQEIMVYLAMSIRTQPNLFTEMFRLRIGLIIQVMATELAQSLNCSGEEATESLISLSPSELKNLLHHILSGKEFGVQRSVRDLDAGVSPAISIHHLGNVGATKSERAGISKLKSDMKMRYRLPSIESLDIPECMPAAKDTRHGQWLRRRRLDGALNRVPVGFYQKVWKILQKCHGLSIEGFVLPSSTTREMTPGEIKFSVHVETVLNRVPQPEYRQLLVEAILVLTMLADVDIPSIGSIIHVEKIVHLANDMFYKDQRDLGAEEHILERDPSTGVCRLLYDSAPSGRFGSMTYLTKSVAVYVQDFLPSGSCAVQ from the exons CTGGATAAGGTGGAAAAGTTTAAATACAGCAGAAGTACCTCAGACTCGCTCCATGCCAAGTACAACACCAGGACCTGTGCTCCTGTGGTCGGAGACGACCAGTGGGGTCACCTGCAAGTCGACGCCACCTCACTCTTTCTGCTCTTCCTCGCTCAGATGACTGCATCCG gTCTTCACATTGTCTACACCCAAGATGAAGTAGATGTAGTCCAGAATCTTATGTTTTACATTGAGGCAGCTTACAAAGTGGCT GATTATGGGATGTGGGAAAGAGGAGACAAAACCAACCAGGGCATTACTGAAATCAACGCCAGCTCTATTGGCATGGCCAAg GCAGCTCTGGAGGCTTTGGATGACCTTAACCTGTTTGGCGCAAAAGGAGGACCTGGATCTGTGGTCCACGCTTTGGCTGACGACATACAGCACTGccag TCCATCCTGACGTCGATGTTACCCAGAGCCTCCATGTCTAAAGAAGTGGATGCCGGCGTTCTGGCCATCATCTCGTACCCCGCCTTTGCTGTTGATGACATCAGCATCGTCAACATGACCAAGGAGGAGATAATCTCCAAACTGCAG GGTCGATACGGCTGCTGCAGATTTCTCAGAGACGGACACAAAACACCTAAAGAG gATCCAAACCGTCTGTATTACGAGTCTGCAGAGCTGAAGCTGTTTGAAAACATTGAGTGCGAGTGGCCGCTGTTCTGGACCTACCTCATACTGGATGGCATCTTTATCAACAGCCCTGAGCAG GTGCAGGAGTACCAGGAGGCTCTGGAGGGTATCCTGATCAAACAGAAAGACGGGATACGACTGTTGCCGGAGCTCTACAGTGTCCCTCCAGATAAG gtggaggaggagtATATGAACCCTCACTCTGTGGAGAGGATCCCGATGGGTAAATGTCCTCTGAAATGGGGACAGTCTCTGTACATCCTGGGAAACCTTTTGGCCGAG GGATTTCTGGCCCCCGGAGAGATCGACCCTCTTAACCGACGTTTTTCCACCATCCCAAAGCCTGATGTAGTTGTACAGG TTTCAATTCTGGCGGAGACTGAGGAGATCAAAGAGCTGTTGTTGAAGAACGGCATAGATGTAGAGACTGTTGCTGATATCCATCCCATCCACGTGCAGCCCTCCAGAGTCCTTAGCCACATCTACGCCAGACTCG GTAGGAACCTGAGGCTGGGTCTGACGGGACGGCCCTACAGGAGAATAGGAGTGCTGGGAACTTCCAAATTCTACACCATCAGAAACACCATCTTCTCATTCACACCTCAG TTCATCGACCACCAGCAGTTCTACTTAGCGTTGGACAACAAAATGATCGTGGAGATGTTGAGGACAGAAATCGCCTACCTCGCATCCAGATGGAGGATGACCGGACGACCCACCGTCACTTTTCCCATTTCACAAACTATGCTGA CTGAAGACCGTACAAAACTGGATCCTGCAGTTCTGGCTACACTGAAGAAGCTACAGGATGGATATTATGGAGGAGCAAG gATCCAGACGGGAAAGCTATCAGAGTTCTTAACCACCTCCTGTTTCGCTCACCTGAGCTTCCTGGACGGTAAGGGTTCTGGCAGCATGAGCCGCCATGACGAAGAGTATGATGATGAGAGTGACGGCGATGGATACGTGCATGAGTTACGCAATGATgatg AGGCTGACGACCTCGCTCAGTACCTGGACCACCTGTTGGCTCACGCTGGACCCAAGAAGCCCAAACGTCAGATTGGAGGTCTGGGGAGATTCAAGGCAGCGGCCACCAAAACCAAGGAGATGGTGTCTCTGATGAACAAGGCTCAGGGACTCGACGTCCACA ATGTGAACATGTACCTGCCGAATAAGTTGTTCCGTCCTCCTCAGTCGTCTCTCAATCTGAACCTCCCAGAGTCCTCTTCACCGCAAGAAGctcag GGTCTGCAGGTGATGTCAACAGAGAGCGGTATCCCAAGAGATGCCAGCGGAGGCATCGACTACAACGCTTTGGTCCAGCTgctaaaagacacacaaagtcTTCAGGACCAGGCCGATATACTCTACATCCTCTTCAAAGACAA GGGCATGGATTGGGACACTCATCTGCAGGGTAAAGGCTCCACTGTGAGGTCTCTGCTGTCTGACCTTTATGAGAAGGCCGGTGAACTCAAACACTGGAGCCTCATCAGGATGATCTCTGGCATTCTGAGGAAGAAGGTGGAGGAGCTCGACTCg GCCTGCTCTGATTTGCTGGCGCATCAGAAGCACCTGACAGTGGGTCTGCCTCCTGAGCCCAGAGAGAAAACCATCACAGCTCCCATACCTGCTGACCAGCTGGCTGCTCTCATCGACGAGGCCAGCGACAACAACATCAGCGTGGCCATACTCACTCAG GAGATCATGGTGTACCTCGCTATGAGTATTAGGACTCAGCCCAACCTGTTCACCGAGATGTTCAGGCTGCGTATCGGCCTCATCATCCAGGTGATGGCCACCGAACTGGCACAGTCACTCAACTGCTCGG gaGAGGAGGCCACGGAGAGTCTGATCAGTCTCAGTCCATCAGAGCTGAAGAATCTCCTCCACCATATACTCAGCGGGAAAGAGTTCGGAGTGCAGCGCAGCG tgaGAGACCTGGATGCGGGTGTCAGTCCTGCCATCTCCATCCATCACCTGGGCAATGTGGGTGCCACCAAGAGCGAGCGAGCTGGTATCAGCAAACTGAAGAGCGACATGAAGATG AGGTACAGGCTGCCGTCCATAGAATCTCTGGACATTCCGGAATGCATGCCGGCTGCCAAGGATACCAGACACGGCCAGTGGCTGCGTAGGAGGCGTCTGGACGGAGCATTAAACCGAGTCCCTGTGGGCTTCTACCAGAAAGTCTGGAAGATCTTGCAGAAG TGCCACGGTTTGTCCATAGAAGGGTTCGTCCTTCCGTCCTCAACCACCAGAGAG ATGACACCAGGAGAAATCAAATTCTCTGTCCACGTGGAGACGGTCCTGAACCGTGTCCCTCAGCCTGAATACCGCCAGTTGCTGGTGGAGGCTATTTTGGTGCTTACCATGCTGGCTGACGTGGACATCCCGAGCATCGGCTCCATCATCCACGTGGAGAAGATCGTCCACCTGGCCAACGACATGTTCTACAAGGATCAG AGGGACCTTGGAGCTGAGGAGCACATCCTGGAAAGGGACCCGTCCACAGGGGTGTGCAGGCTGCTGTACGACAGTGCACCCAGCGGCCGCTTTGGGAGCATGACCTACCTCACCAAGTCTGTGGCGGTGTACGTGCAGGACTTCCTGCCCAGCGGGTCGTGTGCGGTGCAGTGA